DNA from Eucalyptus grandis isolate ANBG69807.140 chromosome 5, ASM1654582v1, whole genome shotgun sequence:
TTACCATGAGCctctttagaaattattccaaaCTCATATGCACCATCGGATGCTATGTAAAAACTCATTTGATTTAGCCTGCTTCATGCAAATAGAAAAGACCCAAATGGAATTATATTCAGTTCGATCCCAGCCGGTTTGGACGAAAGCTTGAGTTGATTCTATTTTCGAAAGTTCagaaaatatattcattattAAATTTCTAAGGTACAACTATCAAATAACGATGATAAAATGTGTAAAATTGATAAACGAAACCAAAGTCTTATGTTCGAACTTCGACAGAGCATACCCATTGGTCAGGTGGAATAAAGAGACCTCTAAGTTTATCCGGATAGCTCATTTAGAGACTTGTTTCCGTGGGGCTGAAGGCCGGAGGTGTTTGTATGACACCCACGGATGATCCCTCTACTGTTCgctttgattaattttataccGGGTCTCatgattttatcttttgactCATAGTTCCAATGTTAAAAGATGTCACTATgttgaaaaattctttttttatgagttaatttcaatttcacataaataatttagaaacatttttctcttatttaatgtGTTTGAATTCATTCTTGCCTCATATACTAACCGCAAAGCTTACTAGGAGTCGTGCCATGTTCAAGCCCTTTTGTCCCTGTAATTACTCCGCACCTTCATATGATCGGATCATCACTAGCCCACTAGAGTTCTGTGTGCTTCGTCGTCAAATCACACACCAATTAAAGGGGCTCTCACTCTTATGCTATATTATAACATCCTTGAATTAACTTATTTAAGGTATTGTTCAGTTTTTTGGCCATTTCTCCATATTCGTCCCCTAGCACCGCTATTATTGCCCATTCATtgtttaatcatttatttgtttcCCCATATCATTATTTCCTAATTCATAATCAGTCAAGGAGTTCAACTGAAGAATTGCATGTTGTTTCTACTTTGCAATTAAATACAGCAAATAGTTTTCATATACATTAAATTACAAATATTaagaatttgttaaaaaaataaatatctgGGGCCGTGCTAGGCCTTTTTGGGGCTTCTTGACCcccaaaacagaaaaataaaacatgccTGAAGACTGAACTAGTCATCCGGGGCCTCGAAATTTCGGTATGATTGGGTTTTTAGGCTTTGGGTTTTTTTGTTCGTACCCCACAACACATTAAATTTGAAAGTGACACCAATTAACACGATCTTGATATAAGTTTTTGAAATGGCATCAATTTTTGCCTGTCACAATCCCtctttattatttcaaaaaggaaaacacgcGAAATTAGCTACCCTAGAATGAAAACAAGAATTTGCCTACCCACTAAAAATTGCAATATCTAagctcttattttattttttttattttttgtttttgttttttttttttttttttttttttttttgaggtctAAGCAATATCTCAACTCTACTAGGTGAAATGAATCAAACTTTCACTCCCCTTGGGTATAAACAACATTCCCTCGTTCTTCCTCATTTTTCTAAGAGGAAAAGTCAAACAAACACTGGCTTTCTTTTATCGTCCTCCCTTGACCACCACTtcccccacctctctctctctctctctctctctctctctctctctctgttttcttctctctctttttatcttttcccgCACAcccatctctctttctctctcctccaattcTCAGTTCTCACCCCCAATTGAGTGCCACACAAGAACTCTAGCACTATCATTGcttgtccttttttctttttttttgatcgaGCATTGCTTGTCCTTGTCACCCTTATATTTTCATTGCTTTTCCCCAATGTGTCCCAGCACAACACAAATACTCAACCCCCATTCTCAATGGTCTCctcatcatcctcctcctcctcctcctcctcctccttcctctgcaATCCTCTCCTTTAATTGATACCATTCTTATTTCCACACAAAAGAAGCAGCCTTTGCTCCTTTCTCCAGGCTCAATAGCAAACCCCCAAGACGAAAATGGAAGGAAGCTCCACTCCATTGACTCAGAATTCATCCACCTTTGGCATTGGCATTCACCCCAACGACCAGCTCCCCAACTGCTTCCTCGTCACCGGCTGGGAGGACTCCCTGGATCAGGGCGATCCCTTTGAGTCCGCCCTGAGCTCCATTGTGTCGTCCCCGGTCGCGCCCCAcgctggcgagggcgaggcgGGCATGATCCGGGAGCTAATCGGGAGGCTCGGCAGCATCTGCGATTCCGGCCAGGCCTCCCCGGGGTCCTACAACCACAGCACCACCAACACTCCCTGTTACAGCACCCCTCTGAATTCGCCGCCCAAGCTCAGCCTCTCGATGGCAGATCAGCTCGCCCACGGGGGCTTCCCGGCCCCCGGCAGCCATTTTCCGGGCCACCCGAGTTTCGTGTCGGTCATGGCGGATCCCGGGTTCGCCGAGAGGGCGGCGAGGCTCTCTTGCTTCGGCCCTAGGAATGTGAATGCCGCCAATCTAAACGGTGGCCTCGGGTTGAATGCATCGGAATTCCTGGGGAAACAGGCGAATAAGCTCGATTCGGGGAGATTTTGCAGGGTTCCAAGCAGTCAGTCACTGAGGGCTAATGTCGGATCTCAAATCTGTGCACAAGGGAATGAGAGAAGCTTCCTCCAGCCAGGGGTCTCTACTTCGACCCCTGAAAATGGAGAAATGGGGGAATCCCGCGAGGGGTCTTCGATCTCCGAGCAGGTCACGCATGGGGAGATGCGTGCCAATGGACAAATCGACGTGAATTCAAGAAAGAGGAAACCGATCCTGAAAGCAAAAGGGCGAAACTCGGCTGTTTCTCCACAATCTGCTAAAGATTCTGAGGTAATATGATCCCTGTTCCTTGAAGCTGTGCCCTCTCGGAGATACTCTCTCTTCCGCATGATCTTGTGATGGAAAACTAAAGAGAGATTGCATTTTGCAGGTTCCCATGGAGAATGAAGAACCGATAACCAAGAAAATCAAACCCGCCGAGACTGACGGCAATGAGAAAGATGCAGCAAAGGGGGACCAGAAACAGAGCAAGGAGAATTCGAAGATGGCGGAGCCGCAGAAGGACTATATCCATGTGAGAGCAAGAAGGGGTCAGGCCACTGACAGCCATAGCCTTGCTGAAAGAGTACTTGCTCCATCTCTTCAGCTAGTTTCCCCTTTGCTAGTCCCATCTGGATTTCGACCAATGATTGTTGATTCTATTTTGTCTCTCCTTTTCGTTTTTCGATAGGTcaggagagagaagataagtCTGAGGATGAAGGCTCTCCAGGATC
Protein-coding regions in this window:
- the LOC104414242 gene encoding transcription factor bHLH62, which codes for MEGSSTPLTQNSSTFGIGIHPNDQLPNCFLVTGWEDSLDQGDPFESALSSIVSSPVAPHAGEGEAGMIRELIGRLGSICDSGQASPGSYNHSTTNTPCYSTPLNSPPKLSLSMADQLAHGGFPAPGSHFPGHPSFVSVMADPGFAERAARLSCFGPRNVNAANLNGGLGLNASEFLGKQANKLDSGRFCRVPSSQSLRANVGSQICAQGNERSFLQPGVSTSTPENGEMGESREGSSISEQVTHGEMRANGQIDVNSRKRKPILKAKGRNSAVSPQSAKDSEVPMENEEPITKKIKPAETDGNEKDAAKGDQKQSKENSKMAEPQKDYIHVRARRGQATDSHSLAERVRREKISLRMKALQDLVPNCNKVTGKAMMLDEIINYVQSLQRQVELLSMKLSTLNPTVDFNLEAFLSKDILHPQGPLPNSLYPVDSSGSMLYSYQPPQGLMPMPSVVSSNMDAQFPVNFLNSGIHRDASLNLPLCVDNYGEASAPAPALWEDDLQSVVQMGLGQIEPQRVEQGSLATSQMKVEL